The following coding sequences lie in one Enterococcus sp. 9E7_DIV0242 genomic window:
- the rnmV gene encoding ribonuclease M5 gives MTEKMRIEEIIVVEGKDDTRRLLEVIDADTIETIGSAINEDILAQIEHAQEMRGVIIFTDPDYSGEKIRKTIMEVVPDAKHAFLSRRLAEPKRRGSSLGVEHASDEAILEALRMVVTPVLESDDYVEIPRQVLLDYGLIAGAHSKERREKLGDELRIGYTNSKQLIKRLQMFRITEDELREAMSKVEESL, from the coding sequence ATGACAGAAAAAATGAGAATCGAAGAGATTATTGTCGTTGAGGGGAAAGATGACACACGCCGTCTGTTAGAAGTGATTGATGCAGATACAATTGAAACAATCGGTTCAGCAATCAATGAAGATATTTTGGCACAAATCGAGCATGCACAGGAAATGAGAGGGGTCATCATTTTTACGGACCCTGACTATTCCGGAGAAAAGATTCGGAAAACAATTATGGAAGTGGTTCCTGATGCTAAGCATGCCTTTTTATCTCGCCGATTGGCAGAACCCAAGCGACGAGGTAGTAGCTTAGGCGTAGAGCACGCGAGTGATGAAGCCATTCTGGAGGCGCTAAGGATGGTAGTCACCCCTGTTCTTGAATCAGATGATTATGTGGAGATACCTAGACAGGTGCTGTTAGACTATGGTTTAATAGCAGGAGCGCATTCAAAGGAACGTCGAGAAAAGCTGGGCGATGAGTTGCGCATCGGTTATACCAACAGCAAGCAGTTGATCAAGCGACTGCAAATGTTTAGGATAACGGAAGACGAACTAAGAGAAGCGATGAGTAAAGTGGAGGAATCACTGTGA
- a CDS encoding TatD family hydrolase, with protein MIFDSHTHLNAEQFNEDIPETIERAKELGVTEMAVVGFDTPTIDKSLELSRDHPDIYSIIGWHPTEAGSYTKEIETRLQELLQTPKVVALGEIGLDYYWMEDPKEVQDRVFRRQIAIAKEMKLPISIHMRDAIEDTYQVLKEEGVQDIGGIMHSYSGDSEWMKRFLDLGMHISFSGVVSFKKAVEVQEAAQIVPLDRMLVETDAPYLAPVPYRGKRNEPGYTRYVVEKIAELREMSWEELAQQTTKNAHQLFRIEK; from the coding sequence ATGATTTTTGATTCACATACCCATTTAAATGCAGAACAATTTAATGAAGACATACCAGAGACAATCGAACGGGCGAAAGAACTAGGCGTGACAGAAATGGCTGTTGTGGGCTTTGATACACCGACAATCGATAAGTCATTAGAATTAAGCAGAGACCATCCGGATATCTATAGTATCATCGGCTGGCATCCTACAGAAGCGGGCAGCTATACCAAGGAAATCGAGACAAGACTTCAAGAGCTGCTACAAACGCCGAAGGTTGTCGCGTTAGGAGAAATTGGCTTAGATTACTACTGGATGGAGGACCCGAAAGAGGTTCAGGATCGTGTGTTCCGTCGACAGATTGCGATTGCCAAAGAGATGAAGCTGCCTATCAGTATTCATATGCGTGATGCTATTGAGGATACTTATCAGGTTCTTAAAGAAGAAGGGGTTCAGGACATTGGCGGTATTATGCACAGCTATAGTGGAGACAGCGAGTGGATGAAACGCTTTTTAGATTTAGGCATGCACATTTCCTTCAGTGGTGTGGTTTCATTCAAAAAAGCAGTGGAGGTGCAGGAAGCTGCTCAGATTGTGCCGCTCGACCGGATGCTAGTGGAAACAGACGCTCCATATTTAGCACCAGTTCCTTATCGAGGCAAACGAAATGAGCCGGGCTACACGAGATATGTAGTTGAGAAAATTGCGGAATTGAGAGAAATGTCTTGGGAAGAGCTGGCGCAGCAGACCACCAAAAATGCACATCAGCTGTTTAGGATAGAAAAATGA
- a CDS encoding amino acid ABC transporter ATP-binding protein, with protein MIKIENLHKSFDKNEVLKGIDLTVNAGEVVVIIGPSGSGKSTFLRCLNLLEQPTAGKIEFEGKNLLDKNTNIDELRQKMGMVFQSFNLFPHKTVLENLTISPIKVKKEDPKQAEAKAHDLLEQVGLEEKSSSYPSSLSGGQQQRVAIARALAMNPDVMLFDEPTSALDPEMVGEVLSVMKALAVKGMTMVVVTHEMGFAREVADRVIFMDAGIIQEEGTPEEIFGQPKNPRTQDFLKKVL; from the coding sequence GTGATTAAAATTGAAAATTTGCATAAATCGTTTGATAAAAATGAAGTATTGAAGGGTATTGATTTAACCGTTAATGCCGGGGAAGTGGTTGTAATTATCGGCCCTTCCGGTAGCGGAAAAAGTACCTTTCTCCGTTGTCTGAATCTGTTGGAACAACCAACAGCAGGAAAAATCGAATTTGAGGGAAAAAATTTGTTAGATAAGAACACCAATATTGACGAGCTTCGTCAGAAGATGGGAATGGTCTTTCAGAGCTTTAACCTTTTCCCACATAAAACAGTGTTGGAAAATCTGACAATCAGCCCTATCAAAGTAAAGAAAGAAGACCCGAAACAAGCAGAAGCAAAAGCACATGATTTGCTTGAACAAGTCGGGCTGGAAGAAAAGAGCAGCAGTTATCCTTCCAGCCTATCCGGCGGACAACAGCAGCGTGTGGCGATCGCTCGGGCGCTTGCGATGAATCCTGATGTGATGCTTTTCGATGAACCGACCTCTGCCTTAGATCCAGAGATGGTTGGGGAGGTATTGTCTGTTATGAAAGCATTAGCTGTCAAAGGCATGACGATGGTCGTCGTTACCCATGAAATGGGCTTTGCCCGTGAAGTAGCGGATCGAGTGATTTTCATGGATGCCGGGATTATTCAAGAAGAAGGAACGCCAGAAGAAATTTTCGGACAACCAAAAAATCCTCGAACGCAGGATTTCTTGAAAAAGGTTTTATAA
- the rsmA gene encoding 16S rRNA (adenine(1518)-N(6)/adenine(1519)-N(6))-dimethyltransferase RsmA yields the protein MTEYKDIATPSRTKEILKKHGFSFKKSLGQNFLTEPNILRKIVETATIDQETNVIEVGPGIGALTEHLARNAAQVLAFEIDDRLIPVLEDTMSPYANVTVVHQDVLKANLIEETKQVFKQELPIKVVANLPYYITTPIMMHFLESDLDVAEMIVMMQKEVADRISAVPGTKAYGSLSIAVQYYMEASVAFIVPKTVFVPQPNVDSAIIILKKREKPAVEVSSEKEFFKLTKASFQLRRKTLWNNLTHFYGKNEQTVEWLKVSLAEAEIDPSRRGETLSLEEFARLSNTLQKNK from the coding sequence GTGACCGAATATAAAGACATAGCAACACCATCCAGAACCAAAGAGATTTTAAAGAAGCATGGCTTTTCGTTCAAGAAAAGCTTAGGTCAGAATTTCCTGACAGAACCAAATATTCTACGAAAAATTGTTGAGACAGCGACGATTGATCAAGAGACAAATGTGATCGAAGTAGGTCCGGGAATTGGGGCATTAACGGAGCATCTAGCTCGAAATGCTGCACAGGTACTGGCGTTTGAGATTGACGATCGCTTAATTCCAGTCTTAGAGGATACGATGAGCCCTTATGCTAATGTGACTGTTGTACATCAGGATGTTCTAAAAGCCAATTTAATTGAAGAAACAAAACAAGTTTTCAAACAAGAGTTACCAATCAAGGTAGTAGCTAACCTGCCTTACTATATCACCACTCCAATCATGATGCATTTTCTGGAATCTGATTTGGATGTCGCTGAGATGATCGTGATGATGCAAAAAGAAGTAGCAGACCGTATTTCGGCTGTTCCCGGAACGAAGGCGTATGGGTCGTTATCGATTGCTGTTCAGTATTATATGGAAGCTTCGGTTGCTTTTATTGTTCCTAAAACAGTATTTGTTCCTCAGCCCAATGTGGATTCGGCAATCATTATCTTGAAGAAACGCGAGAAACCAGCAGTAGAAGTCAGCAGCGAAAAGGAATTCTTCAAGCTGACAAAAGCATCTTTTCAGTTAAGAAGAAAGACACTGTGGAATAACCTAACACATTTTTATGGTAAAAATGAGCAAACAGTCGAATGGCTGAAAGTAAGCTTAGCAGAAGCAGAAATCGATCCTTCACGTCGCGGTGAAACACTATCCTTGGAAGAATTTGCTCGTTTAAGCAATACATTGCAAAAGAATAAATAA
- a CDS encoding pyridoxal phosphate-dependent aminotransferase, which yields MDLSKIAKRHQQPAENILMDIATLAKQIPDLIDLSIGDPDLITDERIIDAAFADAKAGHTKYTASGGSTEFLEAVIEFYKKEYKMTFEPSQIRATVGALHGMYLALQVILDPGDEVIIHEPYFSPYKDQVLFAGGTPVFLPTYEEDEFQINIDLLKEKITNKTKAIIINSPNNPTGAVFSAETFKAIAALAIAHDFYILSDEVYEAFCFYDTFTPMATFAPEHTITFGSFSKAFAMTGWRIGYMIAPEYINNAAKLINESVTYSAPSPSQQAGIFALAHSDVLIPEVVSVFKERLEYVEKRVKEIPFLSLLPVKGSIYAFINVEKTGLDSVAFTEKLLKETKVLVIPGKAFGETTGNHHVRLAATQDLEELKEAFDRIEKLNF from the coding sequence ATGGATTTATCTAAAATAGCCAAACGACACCAACAGCCAGCTGAAAATATCTTGATGGATATTGCAACATTAGCGAAGCAAATCCCAGATTTGATCGACCTGTCTATCGGTGATCCAGATTTGATTACAGATGAACGCATTATTGATGCAGCTTTTGCAGATGCGAAAGCTGGTCATACAAAATATACTGCTTCAGGTGGAAGTACAGAATTTCTGGAAGCTGTCATTGAATTCTATAAAAAGGAATATAAAATGACTTTTGAGCCCTCTCAGATTCGTGCAACAGTTGGCGCGCTTCACGGGATGTACCTTGCCTTGCAAGTCATTCTTGATCCAGGTGATGAAGTGATCATCCATGAACCCTACTTCTCTCCTTATAAGGACCAAGTCCTTTTCGCTGGTGGAACGCCTGTCTTCCTGCCTACCTATGAAGAAGATGAGTTTCAGATCAACATCGACTTATTAAAGGAAAAAATCACGAACAAAACAAAAGCCATCATCATCAATTCACCAAACAACCCGACTGGTGCGGTTTTTTCTGCCGAAACCTTTAAAGCAATTGCAGCGTTGGCGATAGCTCATGATTTCTATATTCTTTCAGACGAAGTATATGAAGCCTTCTGCTTCTATGATACATTCACACCAATGGCAACCTTTGCACCAGAGCATACTATCACTTTTGGTAGCTTTTCTAAGGCCTTTGCTATGACTGGTTGGAGAATCGGCTACATGATCGCTCCGGAATATATCAACAATGCGGCCAAGCTGATTAACGAAAGTGTGACTTATTCTGCACCAAGTCCCTCTCAACAAGCAGGAATCTTCGCTCTGGCTCATTCAGATGTCTTGATCCCTGAAGTCGTTTCTGTCTTCAAGGAGCGATTGGAGTATGTAGAGAAGCGTGTCAAAGAGATCCCGTTTCTTTCTCTATTACCGGTAAAAGGCTCAATTTATGCCTTTATCAATGTTGAAAAAACTGGGTTAGATTCCGTTGCCTTTACAGAAAAGCTGCTGAAGGAAACGAAAGTACTTGTTATTCCCGGAAAGGCGTTTGGGGAAACAACAGGGAATCACCATGTACGACTTGCTGCCACACAGGATCTTGAAGAGCTGAAAGAAGCCTTCGACCGTATAGAAAAGCTGAACTTTTAG